DNA sequence from the Patescibacteria group bacterium genome:
GAAAAATTTTCCGGGCGAATTTCGCAGCAGCCGGATTCGAAGTTTTGGTCGCGGGACGCAAGCCGGATGGTCGCGAAATTTTGACGACGGACGAATTGATTCGACGATCGGACATCGTCATCGTCTCAGTTTTTTTGAGTGAAACGGAAAAAGTGTTGCGTGCAATCGTGCCGAAGATGCGCGCGAACCAATTGCTCGCTGACTTCACGAGTGTGAAAGAAATGCCTGTAAAAATAATGCGCGCAGCGAAATCGGAAGTCGTCGGATTGCATCCGATGTTCGGAGAAGTCGCAAGTTTGCGTGGCAAAAATATTTTCGCGGTTGTCGCTCGCGGCGGAAAATTGTGGAAAATCCTCCGGCAAAATCTCGCGGACTTCGGTCTCAAGATTCATGAAGTCTCCGCCGAAAAACACGACGAACTCGCCGCGCTGCACCAATCCGCAGCGCACCTGCTCGCGCTCACCTTCGCCCAGATTTTACGGAAAAACAAAATCGCGCCAGAGAAAATTTTTGAGATTGCCTCGCCTTCGACCCAGCTCTTCTTGCTCACAACCGGACGAATTCTCGGGCAAAATCTCGAAATGTACGCCGACATTTCGCTCGCCAATCCGAAAGCAGCGAAAACGATTCGCGAGCTGGCAGAAATCCTGAATGAACTCGCCACAGCGGTCGAGATGAAAAATCGCGCCAAACTACTTGCTAATTTCGAAGCCGCCGCGAAATTCTTCGGCAAATGGAGCGAATTCGCGAACACCGAGAGTAGTCGGATTTTCGAAAGTTTAGCCCCCCAAACACAAGTGAAAAAAACACAACTAAAAACTTTTCCGAAAAATTCAATTGGAATTTTGGGAAAAAACACCCAAACCGAGCTCGCCGCAAAAGATTTTTTATTTCTTCATCATGTCTTAAAGGGTGCACATCTTTTAAGCTTTTCAACAATTTCAGAAATCTTTGCGAAGGTATCAACCACGAATCATATGAAATTTGGATTCGTACCTCTCGAAAATTCAACCGTCGGACTTGTTCGAGAAACAATGTTGAATCTTTTTGAGAGCAACGGAAAAATCCGAATTTTGGCAGAATTTGAAAAAAAGATTGAGCATGCCCTTCTAGCTCCCAAAAAATTAAAGCTTACAACCATCGAAAAAGTCTTTGCTCATCCGCAAGCTGCCGCGCAATCAGCGAAATTTTTAGCACAAAAACTACCACATGCAGAAATAATCGCAGTCGAAAACGCCGGCCGGGCACTCGGACTTGCCCAAACTTCTCCAAACTCAGCAGCCATTACTGCAGCAGAATTTGCAAAAAATGGGTTCAAAATCCTCGCGAAAAATATCGAGGATTCGAAAGAAAACAAAACTCGCTTCGTCGCAATTGGTAAAAACAATATCCTTTCTTCAAAAAATTCGAAAAAATCGGCGATTGCCTTCTTCTTCCGTGAAAATCGCGCCGGTCAGCTGGCTGCCGCTTTGAATATTTTTGCCGCACAGAAAATAAATCTCGCCCGACTCGAAAGCATTCCGACTGCGAAAAAACGCGGTGAATTCTTTTTCTTCATCGAAGTCGAACGCACAAAAAATTTGCCCGCCGCACTAACGCAATTACAGAAAATCGCGAATGTCGTCGAACTCGGCAGCTACTGACAAGAATCTCAAACTAATAGAATTTTCGAATTTTCAATGTTCCGCGGAATAATTTTTAATTCTTAATTTTGTAATTTTTAAATAAATTTCAATTTCTAATTTTTAAAAATTTGGATTTAGGACTTATTTATAAAATTAAAAATTGTAAAAATTAAAAAATTGGCAGACTCCCGCAAGTTCACGACGCTAAATCTCCCCAACCCTGCCTACCGGCAGGCATGCCCTCTTTACGAAAGAGGGGCTTTTCAATCTCCATCCATGTTCCAAGTTCGATGCTTTATGTTCCATGCTGCGTGTGTTTGGCGGCAGAAAATTTTTACGCTAGAATCTCGGCAATTCGGGCTTCTGCGGCATTCGAAATTCGGTGCGGCGGTCGGAAGATTTAATCCCCAGTCAATGAAACACGACGAAAAAAAAGCGGCTTTCGCCACGCACGGTCGCCACGCGAAAGACACCGGCTCGCCGGAAGTGCAGGTCGCGATCATCACGCACCGCATCACGCAGCTCACCGACCATCTCAAAATTCACAAGAAAGACGAACATTCCCGCCGCGGACTTTTGATGCTCGTCGGCAAACGCCGCAAGCTTTTGAATTATCTGAAAATGCGCCAGCGCAAAATTTACGACGAGATCGTCGCGAAGCTCGGCTTGCGCAAATAAATTCGTGATTTTTGCTGTAAAATGAGCAAAATCATTGTTTTAAAACTTTTTCAATTTGGCTGAGGAAAACGACCAGAACGCAGAAAATTTGGAGGAAGATGCCGCCGCGAATTCAGAAAACGCGAGCGGACTCACTGCGCCCAATGACGGCGCACCGACGCGCGAAGTCGTCGAGGAAATGCAAAAAAGCTACCTCGATTACGCGATGTCGGTCATCGTCTCGCGCGCGCTTCCCGATGTCCGCGATGGACTGAAACCCGTGCACCGCCGCATTCTTTTCGTGATGCACGAGATGGGACTCCGCGCGAATGCGAAATTCAAGAAAAGCGCGAATGTCGTCGGTGAAGTGCTTGGTAAATACCACCCGCACGGCGATTCGTCAGTCTACGGAGCGATGGTGCGCATGGCGCAAGATTTCGCGATGCGCTATCAGCTCGTGAATGGTCAAGGTAACTTCGGCTCGATCGACGGTGACTCGGCTGCGGCTTATCGATACACCGAAGCGAAAATGCGCAAAATTACGGAGGAATTGCTCGCCGACATCGACAGGGAAACTGTCGACTGGCGCGACAATTACGATGCCAGCCGCAAAGAACCGAGTGTTCTCCCGACGCGTCTGCCAGTCTTACTTTTGAATGGTACAGTCGGAATCGCCGTCGGCATGGCGACGAATATTCCGCCGCATAATTTGAGCGAACTGATCGACGGGACAGTGCACATCATCGACAATCCGGAATGCGAGATCAGCGAATTGATGGAATTTATCAAAGGTCCGGACTTCCCGACCGGCGGCGTGATTTACAATAAAAAAGCCGTCCTCGAAGCTTATTCGACCGGGCGTGGCTCGATTCCCTGCCGCGGCGTCGCGAAGATCGAGGAAGGTCGCGCGGGCAAGCCGATGATTGTGATTACGGAAATTCCGTATCAGGTGAACAAAGCGAATCTCGTCATCAAAATCGCCGACCTCGTGAAAGACAAGAAGCTCGTCGGCATCACGGACATCCGCGACGAATCGACGCGCGAAGGTATCCGCGTCGTGATTGAGCTGAAAAAAGATTCCTATCCGAACAAGATCCTCAATCAGCTTTACAAGCTCACCGAGCTGCAAGGCAATTTCAATGTGAACATGATCGCGTTGACCGATCGTGGTTTGCAGCCGCACTTGCTGAATCTGAAGCAAGTGCTGGAGCATTTCATCGAGCACCGCATCGAGGTCGTCACGCGACGGACCGAATACGATCTGCGTGTCGCAAGAGATCGTGCCCACATCCTCGAAGGTCTGAAGCTCGCGCTCGACCACATCGACGCTGTCATCACGACCATTCGCAAGTCGAAAACCCGAGAAGATGCGCACGCGGCTTTGATGAAGCAATTCAAGCTCTCGGACGCGCAAGCGAAAGCGATTCTGGAAATGCGCCTGCAAGCGCTCGCCGGTCTGGAACGCCAGAAAATCGAAGATGAATTGAAGGAGAAATATAAATTAATCAAATATCTCGAGAGCCTGCTCGCCGACAAGAAGAAATTGATGGGCGTGATCAAGACTGAGCTCGCCGAAATCAAGGAGAAGTACGCGGACGAACGCCGCACGAAAGTGCTCGTACGCGATATCGGTGAATTCAGCGCGAAAGACACCATTCCAAATGAGGAAATGGTCATCATGCTCACGACGGAAAATTATCTGAAGCGCGTCGCGCCCAATTCATTCCGTGCGCAAAAACGCGGTGGCATGGGTGTCATCGGTCTCACGACGAAAGAAGAAGACGAGGTGAAAATCATTCGCCACGCGAAGAATCACGACGATGTGATGTTCTTCACGAATACCGGACGCGTGTTCCGCTTGCCGGTCTACGAAATTCCGCAGGCGACGCGCCAAGCGAAAGGCACTGCCATCGCGAATTTGATTCAAACGCAAAACGGCGAATACATCACCGCGATGCGCGTGCTCCGCGAAGGCACGGAAGAAGCCAAGCAGTTTTTGTTCTTCTGCACGAAAGACGGAACTGTGAAAAAAACACCAATGCCGGACTTCGCGAATGTGCGTAAATCCGGACTGATTGCGATCAAATTGAATCCGAACGACGAGCTCAGCTGGGTCAAAGGCACGAATGGCGCGAGTGAAATCGTGATCGTCTCGCACGAAGGCAAATGCTGCCGCTTCACAGAAAAAGATGTACGCGCGATGGGACGCGCGGCGGCTGGTGTCCGCGGCATCAAGCTCGGCACGAATGATCGTGTCGTCGAAATGGATGTCGTCGTCGATCCGACGAAAGAAAAGCTTTTGACCGTCACTGAAAAAGGTCTCGGCAAAGCTTCACTGATTTCCGAATACCGCATGACGCATCGTGGCGCGGGCGGCGTGAAGACTGTCAATGTCACGGCGAAGACCGGCAAAGTCGTCGGCGCGAAAGTTTTGCAACCAAATCTCGATGCCGATTTGATTTTGATTTCGAAACGCGGACAGACGATTCGCATGGATGTGAATTCGATTCCGATGCGCGGGCGGGCGACCCAGGGTGTGATTCTGATGCGTGTGAAAAATGATTCCGTCGCGAGCGTTTCCCTGCTGGAGAAAAATCCCGAAGCGATTCAGGAAGCGATTGAGGAAATCTCCGGTGCCGTGGACAAAGTTTTGAATGGTCCGGCGAA
Encoded proteins:
- a CDS encoding prephenate dehydrogenase/arogenate dehydrogenase family protein; the encoded protein is MQKLPIIGIIGGRGILGKIFRANFAAAGFEVLVAGRKPDGREILTTDELIRRSDIVIVSVFLSETEKVLRAIVPKMRANQLLADFTSVKEMPVKIMRAAKSEVVGLHPMFGEVASLRGKNIFAVVARGGKLWKILRQNLADFGLKIHEVSAEKHDELAALHQSAAHLLALTFAQILRKNKIAPEKIFEIASPSTQLFLLTTGRILGQNLEMYADISLANPKAAKTIRELAEILNELATAVEMKNRAKLLANFEAAAKFFGKWSEFANTESSRIFESLAPQTQVKKTQLKTFPKNSIGILGKNTQTELAAKDFLFLHHVLKGAHLLSFSTISEIFAKVSTTNHMKFGFVPLENSTVGLVRETMLNLFESNGKIRILAEFEKKIEHALLAPKKLKLTTIEKVFAHPQAAAQSAKFLAQKLPHAEIIAVENAGRALGLAQTSPNSAAITAAEFAKNGFKILAKNIEDSKENKTRFVAIGKNNILSSKNSKKSAIAFFFRENRAGQLAAALNIFAAQKINLARLESIPTAKKRGEFFFFIEVERTKNLPAALTQLQKIANVVELGSY
- the rpsO gene encoding 30S ribosomal protein S15, producing MKHDEKKAAFATHGRHAKDTGSPEVQVAIITHRITQLTDHLKIHKKDEHSRRGLLMLVGKRRKLLNYLKMRQRKIYDEIVAKLGLRK
- the gyrA gene encoding DNA gyrase subunit A; amino-acid sequence: MAEENDQNAENLEEDAAANSENASGLTAPNDGAPTREVVEEMQKSYLDYAMSVIVSRALPDVRDGLKPVHRRILFVMHEMGLRANAKFKKSANVVGEVLGKYHPHGDSSVYGAMVRMAQDFAMRYQLVNGQGNFGSIDGDSAAAYRYTEAKMRKITEELLADIDRETVDWRDNYDASRKEPSVLPTRLPVLLLNGTVGIAVGMATNIPPHNLSELIDGTVHIIDNPECEISELMEFIKGPDFPTGGVIYNKKAVLEAYSTGRGSIPCRGVAKIEEGRAGKPMIVITEIPYQVNKANLVIKIADLVKDKKLVGITDIRDESTREGIRVVIELKKDSYPNKILNQLYKLTELQGNFNVNMIALTDRGLQPHLLNLKQVLEHFIEHRIEVVTRRTEYDLRVARDRAHILEGLKLALDHIDAVITTIRKSKTREDAHAALMKQFKLSDAQAKAILEMRLQALAGLERQKIEDELKEKYKLIKYLESLLADKKKLMGVIKTELAEIKEKYADERRTKVLVRDIGEFSAKDTIPNEEMVIMLTTENYLKRVAPNSFRAQKRGGMGVIGLTTKEEDEVKIIRHAKNHDDVMFFTNTGRVFRLPVYEIPQATRQAKGTAIANLIQTQNGEYITAMRVLREGTEEAKQFLFFCTKDGTVKKTPMPDFANVRKSGLIAIKLNPNDELSWVKGTNGASEIVIVSHEGKCCRFTEKDVRAMGRAAAGVRGIKLGTNDRVVEMDVVVDPTKEKLLTVTEKGLGKASLISEYRMTHRGAGGVKTVNVTAKTGKVVGAKVLQPNLDADLILISKRGQTIRMDVNSIPMRGRATQGVILMRVKNDSVASVSLLEKNPEAIQEAIEEISGAVDKVLNGPAKKAEAPKISVDEAVVKMEQTAEKADLSKLLKAAQKDGAAQKAEKKPTSAKTESQNKKDKAGRAAIKKAVKKRK